One window of Eriocheir sinensis breed Jianghai 21 unplaced genomic scaffold, ASM2467909v1 Scaffold625, whole genome shotgun sequence genomic DNA carries:
- the LOC126993509 gene encoding uncharacterized protein LOC126993509: MTSATASVPAAPAPMTSATASVSVAPAPMTSATASVPAAPAPMTSATASVSAAPAPMTSATASVPVAPAPMTSATASVSVAPAPMTSATASVSVAPAPMTSATASVSVAPAPMTSATASVSAAPAPMTSATASVSVAPAPMTSATASVSVAPAPMTSATASK; this comes from the exons ATGACATCAGCCACTGCTTCAGTACCTGCTGCTCCGGCACCCATGACATCTGCCACTGCTTCAGTATCTGTTGCTCCGGCACCCATGACATCAGCCACTGCTTCAGTACCTGCTGCTCCGGCACCCATGACATCAGCCACTGCTTCAGTATCTGCTGCTCCGGCACCCATGACATCAGCCACTGCTTCAGTACCTGTTGCTCCGGCACCCATGACATCTGCCACTGCTTCAGTATCTGTTGCTCCGGCACCCATGACATCAGCCACTGCTTCAGTATCTGTTGCTCCGGCACCCATGACATCAGCCACTGCTTCAGTATCTGTTGCTCCGGCACCCATGACATCAGCCACTGCTTCAGTATCTGCTGCTCCGGCACCCATGACATCAGCCACTGCTTCAGTATCTGTTGCTCCGGCACCCATGACATCAGCCACTGCTTCAGTATCTGTTGCTCCGGCACCCATGACATCAGCCACTGCTTCA AAATAA